The following are encoded together in the Neomonachus schauinslandi chromosome 15, ASM220157v2, whole genome shotgun sequence genome:
- the ORMDL3 gene encoding ORM1-like protein 3: MNVGTAHSEVNPNTRVMNSRGIWLSYVLAIGLLHVVLLSIPFVSVPVVWTLTNLIHNMGMYIFLHTVKGTPFETPDQGKARLLTHWEQMDYGVQFTASRKFLTITPIVLYFLTSFYTKYDQIHFILNTVSLMSVLIPKLPQLHGVRIFGINKY; this comes from the exons ATGAATGTGGGCACGGCACACAGTGAGGTGAACCCCAACACGCGGGTGATGAACAGCCGCGGCATCTGGCTGTCCTACGTGCTGGCCATCGGGCTCCTCCATGTCGTGCTGCTCAGCATCCCCTTTGTCAGCGTCCCTGTTGTCTGGACCCTCACCAACCTCATCCACAACATG GGCATGTACATCTTCCTGCACACGGTGAAGGGGACACCCTTCGAGACTCCGGACCAGGGCAAGGCGAGGTTGCTAACCCACTGGGAGCAGATGGACTATGGGGTCCAGTTCACAGCGTCTCGGAAGTTCTTAACCATCACACCCATTGTGCT GTACTTCCTCACCAGCTTCTATACCAAGTATGACCAGATCCATTTCATCCTCAACACTGTGTCCTTGATGAGTGTGCTCATCCCCAAGCTGCCCCAGCTCCACGGAGTCCGGATTTTTGGAATCAATAAGTACTGA